A window from Streptomyces sp. NBC_00299 encodes these proteins:
- a CDS encoding FG-GAP and VCBS repeat-containing protein, translating into MVLGEQFIDNKPVPRIWFLKGASGGLTSGASKTYISAPWTAAIGDFNKDGYGDIAVGLPDNNDGKGIVSVWRGTSSGPSGSMTYNQASSGVSGSPEADDNFGYSVSAGDTNGDGYADLVVGVPHEDVNGLEDQGGVHVFRGGSGGLNGARSSWIPQTVQGAADSHESFGYALRLRDVTGDGKADLGIGATDVPVLRRGSSGGPTATGLTELPNMGAPFSD; encoded by the coding sequence GTGGTACTCGGCGAGCAGTTCATCGACAACAAGCCGGTCCCGCGGATCTGGTTCCTCAAGGGCGCCTCGGGCGGCCTGACTTCGGGCGCCTCCAAGACGTACATCAGCGCTCCGTGGACGGCGGCGATCGGCGACTTCAACAAGGACGGCTACGGCGACATCGCCGTCGGCCTGCCCGACAACAACGACGGCAAGGGCATCGTCAGCGTCTGGCGCGGCACGTCCTCCGGCCCGAGCGGCTCGATGACGTACAACCAGGCCAGCTCCGGCGTCTCCGGCAGTCCGGAGGCGGACGACAACTTCGGCTACTCCGTCTCGGCCGGCGACACCAACGGCGACGGCTATGCGGACCTGGTGGTCGGCGTGCCGCACGAGGACGTGAACGGCCTGGAGGACCAAGGCGGCGTCCACGTGTTCCGGGGCGGTTCCGGCGGCCTGAACGGTGCACGATCATCGTGGATCCCGCAGACGGTTCAGGGTGCGGCCGACTCGCATGAGTCCTTCGGCTACGCCCTGCGCCTGCGCGACGTGACCGGCGACGGCAAGGCGGACCTGGGCATCGGCGCGACCGACGTCCCCGTGCTGCGGCGCGGCTCGAGCGGGGGGCCGACGGCTACCGGGCTGACCGAGCTGCCAAATATGGGCGCGCCGTTCAGCGACTGA
- a CDS encoding sporulation protein, translated as MASTTRRTRPPNADLARLIEASGASHKSLAWRVNQLAHAAGIETDYSHTSVANWCRRGMTPKWPVPNLLAQAIGERLGRPVNLSEIGMGEAETIDASVGLDFPRDPADAVRVATSFWSSVNRRDFLAGSGFAASAFTTPVTRWLVTPADETADHQGGQQVGRADLDELREAADDARRWDSKYGGGNWKANSVTDCLDHRAAPLLQGTFSDEIGRELFSVTGELSRLAGWTAFDVGQHDEAQRHFIQALRLARAGGDVQLGCYVLTTMAMQSLMRGFASEAVDMAQGAFERAKGQAVPRVLAFTKLIEARAHARENDPRAASRALKASEDLLGQAKDDSGDEPAWIDFYHHARLSADAAEVFRDLKNPKAALTWNQQAAAMLPGVFTRSVGMRLAIVGTAHLQARDLDHGLELGNRSVDILARVQSSRAKDYVAEFNTALAPWRREPAVREFVHRTRKELGVPA; from the coding sequence GTGGCGTCGACCACCCGCCGGACCCGTCCGCCCAACGCGGACCTGGCCCGGCTCATCGAAGCCAGCGGCGCGAGCCACAAGTCCCTGGCTTGGCGCGTCAACCAGCTCGCCCATGCTGCCGGGATAGAGACGGACTATTCGCATACTTCGGTGGCGAACTGGTGCCGGCGGGGGATGACGCCGAAATGGCCGGTCCCGAACCTGTTGGCGCAGGCCATCGGCGAACGGCTCGGACGGCCCGTCAATCTCAGTGAGATCGGGATGGGCGAGGCGGAGACAATCGACGCCTCGGTGGGGTTGGATTTCCCGCGAGACCCCGCCGACGCCGTCCGCGTCGCCACTTCGTTCTGGAGCTCCGTGAACCGCCGCGACTTCTTGGCCGGATCCGGCTTCGCCGCCTCCGCCTTCACCACCCCCGTCACCAGATGGCTCGTCACCCCCGCCGACGAGACCGCCGACCACCAAGGCGGCCAGCAAGTCGGCCGGGCCGACCTCGACGAACTGCGCGAGGCCGCCGACGACGCCCGCCGCTGGGACTCCAAATACGGAGGCGGAAACTGGAAGGCCAACTCCGTCACCGACTGCCTCGACCACCGGGCCGCCCCGCTCCTGCAGGGGACCTTCTCCGACGAGATCGGCCGCGAACTCTTCTCGGTGACCGGAGAGTTGTCGAGGCTCGCGGGCTGGACCGCATTTGACGTCGGCCAGCACGACGAAGCCCAGCGGCACTTCATCCAGGCCCTCCGCCTGGCCCGCGCCGGCGGTGACGTGCAGCTCGGCTGCTATGTCCTGACCACGATGGCCATGCAATCCCTCATGCGCGGGTTCGCCTCCGAGGCCGTGGACATGGCCCAGGGTGCCTTCGAGCGGGCCAAGGGCCAGGCCGTGCCCCGCGTGCTGGCGTTCACCAAGCTCATCGAGGCCCGTGCTCACGCCCGCGAGAACGACCCCAGGGCCGCTTCCAGGGCCCTGAAAGCCTCCGAGGACCTGCTGGGCCAGGCGAAGGACGACAGCGGCGACGAGCCCGCGTGGATCGACTTCTATCACCACGCCCGCCTGTCGGCAGACGCCGCCGAGGTCTTCCGTGACCTGAAGAACCCCAAGGCCGCCCTCACCTGGAATCAGCAGGCTGCCGCCATGCTGCCCGGAGTGTTCACCCGCTCCGTCGGCATGCGGCTCGCCATCGTCGGGACCGCCCACCTCCAGGCCCGCGACCTCGACCACGGCCTCGAACTCGGCAACCGCAGCGTCGACATCCTCGCCCGCGTCCAGTCGAGCCGGGCCAAGGACTACGTCGCCGAGTTCAACACGGCCCTCGCGCCCTGGCGGCGCGAGCCGGCCGTCCGCGAGTTCGTCCACCGAACCCGCAAGGAACTCGGCGTCCCCGCCTGA
- a CDS encoding FG-GAP repeat domain-containing protein, whose protein sequence is MHRRTTPAAMAAALLTGGLTPLALSAPASAAVAKHYDDFNGDGYRDLAYSHYYQSISGEDGWEGGAVNVVYGKAGGLDTSRTQVVHQDSPGIPGSGEEDDMFGESISSADLNKDGYADLIVGNSMETVGSTQYRGSVTIVWGSRSGLSGGTNVTPKSGAGSYFGRDLATGDFNGDGSADLAVIGGHEAWLYRGHQVG, encoded by the coding sequence ATGCACAGACGCACCACCCCGGCGGCCATGGCGGCCGCCCTCCTCACCGGGGGCCTCACCCCGCTTGCCCTGAGCGCGCCGGCGTCCGCAGCGGTGGCCAAGCACTACGACGACTTCAACGGTGACGGATACCGGGACCTGGCGTACAGCCATTACTACCAAAGCATCTCCGGCGAGGACGGCTGGGAGGGCGGTGCCGTCAACGTCGTCTACGGCAAGGCCGGCGGCCTCGACACCTCCCGCACCCAGGTTGTCCACCAGGACAGCCCGGGCATTCCCGGTTCCGGCGAAGAAGACGACATGTTCGGCGAGTCGATCAGCAGTGCCGACCTCAACAAGGACGGCTACGCGGACCTGATCGTCGGCAACTCGATGGAGACGGTCGGCAGCACGCAGTACCGCGGCTCGGTCACCATCGTCTGGGGCTCCCGGTCCGGCCTGTCGGGCGGGACCAACGTGACCCCGAAGTCCGGCGCCGGCAGCTACTTCGGCCGCGACCTCGCCACCGGCGACTTCAACGGCGACGGCTCGGCCGACCTCGCGGTCATCGGCGGCCACGAGGCCTGGCTGTACCGCGGCCACCAAGTCGGGTAG
- a CDS encoding tyrosine-type recombinase/integrase, with amino-acid sequence MAWLKSQLLEDWRPGEWDGGSWLFTGDLDSDKTVAWPCIIDTCPVTHKARNRRCKSCEDHFRLSGLTEEEFSATYRPSRNRVYMRALPCTVERDGARCQRELHFRGLCRGHSVQWIKASRAADKRRPFDGTLEEWVRDVAMPLGAWPDCLVAGCPFEQVTLKTGLCRIHYAWWSKGKGGVKVADLDDWIEHATPYLASHQFSLAPLSDVARLEVLYALQQRDLRTRVMQPSPIRSVIKELTGVDCLLTAKPETFSPAGWPEVSNRTAMLRDIAWIIERGHEQFTGIKPTDKLIWDMRAVHGPIGHRPGRTGPGSRSVKVDFTVIKQPWLRDALMEWARSTQPDSNRFRRHLEACVLTSTVLHRQPGGGLDPSQVRFADMTLVVEGFRAMTRKDGNLFASKHRADCLSMLHNVLDFGRRAGLLNDLPGTFGRHKSLRIIREESNEDEIGKAIPESVIRQLDARLDGFGIGFPYRGYAESDIAAMFQAVYRILRDTGRRPWEVVSLKRNCLEFAGNDIFLIWNNYKGKRLKRRLPITRDTAEHIQRWAARRDGLVTPRRSENYLFPAISDGSKYPHLTSGYLARAMRQWVQCLDRVDSEGTGRDGLPIPFDKNKIFPYAFRHSYAQRHADANVPIDVLKELMDHKSADTTARYYKVSLKRKQEAVKTMRLHVVDRHGNPAPMSSNKAYQMRSVQVPFGGCVEPSNVKAGGHACPIRFQCAGCGFYRPDPSYLAAIEDHIRDLKADKETALAMGTDEYVIRNLQDQINSFKKVAANMHEQVEALPENEREELMESVKVLRKSRAAKGRMMLPLTVIRSGESSA; translated from the coding sequence GTGGCCTGGCTGAAGTCGCAATTGCTGGAGGACTGGCGGCCGGGCGAGTGGGACGGCGGATCGTGGCTGTTCACCGGCGATCTCGACAGCGACAAGACGGTGGCATGGCCGTGCATCATCGACACGTGCCCGGTGACCCACAAAGCCCGCAACCGGCGGTGCAAGTCCTGCGAGGACCATTTCCGGCTCAGCGGGCTCACCGAGGAGGAGTTCAGCGCCACCTACCGGCCGAGCCGGAACCGCGTCTACATGCGGGCATTGCCCTGCACCGTCGAGCGCGACGGCGCACGGTGTCAGCGCGAACTGCACTTCAGGGGCCTGTGTCGCGGGCACAGCGTCCAGTGGATCAAGGCCAGCCGGGCGGCGGACAAGCGCCGGCCGTTCGACGGGACGCTTGAGGAGTGGGTCCGCGATGTCGCAATGCCGCTCGGTGCCTGGCCGGACTGCCTGGTGGCCGGTTGTCCATTTGAGCAGGTCACGCTCAAGACGGGGCTGTGCCGGATCCACTATGCGTGGTGGTCGAAGGGCAAGGGGGGCGTGAAGGTCGCGGACCTCGATGACTGGATCGAGCACGCGACGCCCTACCTGGCCAGTCACCAGTTCTCGTTGGCGCCGTTGAGCGACGTCGCCAGGCTGGAAGTGCTCTACGCACTTCAGCAGCGTGATCTGCGCACGCGAGTGATGCAGCCCTCCCCGATCCGCTCGGTGATCAAGGAACTCACCGGAGTGGACTGCCTGTTGACCGCGAAGCCTGAGACATTCTCTCCCGCCGGATGGCCCGAGGTGTCGAATCGCACGGCCATGCTCCGGGACATCGCCTGGATCATCGAGCGCGGGCACGAACAGTTCACGGGGATCAAGCCCACCGACAAGCTGATCTGGGACATGAGGGCGGTGCACGGGCCGATCGGCCACCGTCCGGGGCGAACTGGGCCGGGCTCGCGGTCGGTCAAGGTCGATTTCACGGTCATCAAGCAGCCGTGGCTGCGGGATGCGCTGATGGAGTGGGCCCGGTCCACACAGCCGGACAGCAACCGCTTCCGCCGCCACCTGGAGGCATGCGTCCTGACCTCCACGGTTCTGCACCGTCAGCCCGGCGGAGGGCTGGACCCGAGTCAGGTGCGGTTCGCCGATATGACCTTGGTCGTGGAGGGCTTTCGCGCGATGACCAGGAAGGACGGCAATCTGTTTGCCAGCAAGCATCGGGCGGACTGCCTGTCGATGCTGCACAACGTCCTGGACTTCGGCCGCCGGGCCGGGCTGCTGAATGATCTGCCCGGCACGTTCGGCCGGCACAAGTCACTGCGGATCATCCGCGAGGAGTCCAACGAGGACGAGATCGGCAAGGCCATCCCCGAGTCGGTGATCCGCCAACTCGACGCCCGTTTGGACGGTTTCGGCATCGGATTTCCCTACCGCGGCTATGCCGAGAGCGACATCGCGGCCATGTTCCAGGCGGTTTACCGGATCCTTCGGGACACCGGCAGGCGGCCGTGGGAAGTGGTGAGCCTGAAGCGGAACTGCCTGGAGTTCGCGGGCAACGACATCTTCTTGATCTGGAACAACTACAAGGGCAAGCGGCTGAAGCGACGGCTGCCGATCACCCGGGACACCGCCGAGCACATCCAGCGCTGGGCCGCCCGCCGAGACGGGCTGGTCACGCCCAGGCGAAGCGAGAACTACCTGTTCCCCGCCATATCCGATGGCAGCAAGTACCCTCACCTGACGTCGGGTTATCTCGCGCGGGCGATGCGCCAGTGGGTGCAGTGCCTCGACAGAGTCGACTCGGAGGGGACCGGCCGGGACGGCCTGCCCATCCCGTTCGACAAGAACAAGATCTTCCCCTACGCGTTCCGGCACTCCTACGCTCAGCGGCACGCGGACGCCAACGTCCCGATCGACGTGCTCAAAGAGCTCATGGATCACAAAAGTGCCGATACCACGGCCCGGTACTACAAGGTGTCGTTGAAGCGGAAGCAGGAGGCGGTCAAGACGATGCGCCTGCACGTCGTGGACCGGCACGGCAATCCGGCGCCGATGTCCTCGAACAAGGCTTACCAGATGCGATCGGTGCAGGTGCCGTTCGGCGGATGCGTCGAGCCGTCGAACGTCAAGGCAGGCGGCCATGCCTGCCCGATCCGGTTCCAGTGCGCCGGCTGCGGCTTCTACCGTCCTGACCCGTCCTACCTCGCCGCGATCGAGGACCACATCCGGGACCTGAAGGCGGACAAGGAGACCGCGCTGGCGATGGGCACGGACGAGTACGTGATCCGCAACCTTCAGGACCAGATCAACTCGTTCAAGAAGGTCGCGGCGAACATGCACGAGCAGGTCGAGGCTCTGCCGGAGAACGAGCGAGAAGAGCTGATGGAATCGGTGAAGGTCCTGCGCAAGAGCCGGGCGGCCAAGGGTCGCATGATGCTGCCGCTGACCGTGATCAGGTCGGGAGAGTCCAGCGCATGA
- a CDS encoding GH12 family glycosyl hydrolase domain-containing protein, giving the protein MRPSPHHAHSARGLLGALLTSLVSLAALLTTAPVAQADTSICQPFGTTTIQGRYVVQNNRWGTSATQCIAVTDAGFRITQADGSVPTNGAPKSYPSVYDGCHYTNCSPGTKLPAQLSTISSAPTSVSYSYVNDAAYNASYDIWLDPSPRTDGVNRTEIMIWFNKVGSIQPIGSPVGSASVAGREWQVWSGNNGSNDVLSFVAPSAITNWNFDVMDFARQAVSRGLAQNNWYLTSVQAGFEPWQNGAGLAVTSFSSTVNTGSSGDPGGPGGPTACKVAYATNVWQGGFTADVTVTNTGSSPVRGWNLAFTLPSGQRITQAWNANLSGASGAVTASNVAHNAEVAAGGQATFGFQGTSGGTFAKPSGFSLNGSACTTV; this is encoded by the coding sequence ATGCGTCCTTCACCGCACCATGCCCACAGCGCGCGTGGACTGCTCGGCGCGCTGCTCACCTCGCTCGTCTCACTCGCCGCGTTGCTGACCACGGCGCCAGTGGCGCAGGCCGACACCTCGATCTGCCAACCCTTCGGCACAACCACCATCCAGGGCCGCTACGTGGTCCAGAACAACCGCTGGGGCACCAGCGCCACTCAGTGCATCGCCGTCACCGACGCGGGATTCCGGATCACCCAGGCCGACGGATCCGTCCCCACGAACGGCGCTCCGAAGTCCTACCCGTCCGTCTACGACGGCTGCCACTACACCAACTGCTCGCCCGGCACCAAGCTTCCGGCCCAGCTCAGCACCATCTCCTCCGCGCCCACGAGCGTCTCCTACAGCTATGTGAACGACGCGGCGTACAACGCCTCGTACGACATCTGGCTCGACCCCTCCCCTCGCACCGACGGCGTGAACCGGACCGAGATCATGATCTGGTTCAACAAGGTCGGATCCATCCAGCCCATCGGCTCCCCGGTCGGCTCCGCCAGCGTGGCGGGGCGCGAGTGGCAGGTGTGGTCCGGCAACAACGGCTCGAACGACGTGCTGTCGTTCGTCGCACCATCGGCGATCACCAACTGGAATTTCGACGTCATGGACTTCGCCCGGCAGGCCGTCTCCCGGGGACTCGCGCAGAACAACTGGTACCTGACGAGCGTTCAGGCGGGGTTCGAGCCCTGGCAGAACGGCGCGGGTCTCGCCGTGACCTCGTTCTCCTCCACCGTCAACACAGGCTCCTCCGGTGACCCCGGCGGCCCTGGCGGCCCCACGGCCTGCAAGGTGGCGTACGCGACGAACGTCTGGCAGGGCGGCTTCACCGCCGACGTCACCGTCACCAACACCGGCTCCTCCCCCGTCCGCGGCTGGAACCTCGCCTTCACCCTCCCCTCCGGGCAGCGGATCACCCAAGCCTGGAACGCCAACCTGTCCGGGGCCTCAGGAGCTGTCACAGCGAGCAACGTGGCCCACAACGCAGAGGTGGCGGCCGGCGGTCAGGCGACCTTCGGATTCCAGGGCACGTCCGGCGGCACTTTCGCCAAGCCCTCCGGCTTCAGCCTGAACGGCAGCGCCTGCACCACCGTGTGA
- a CDS encoding FG-GAP-like repeat-containing protein: MRKNLRTAVATATVGALTGGLLVAVAGPAAAVSGLEGDFNGDGHQDIAVSAPRASVGGHSAAGSVTVLYGSPTGAGAAKVQTLSQNSAGVPGGAEASDGFGSHTTAGDFNGDGYADLAVGVPGEDVGSDTNGGTAVLLWGGSTGLSGGTTVSDPAGTSHDSFGAPLAAGDYNGDGRDDLAIGSDQNTIDIYRGGFTKSGSTGGHYKVTTPVLKVPGNDIFNLTPGDVNNDGRTDLLVDGYEGETSGDYYFNANYYLPGSTGGVTTSGARKLPAGLISDIGDVDNDGYGDIVIGNHWDASSYSPGTAKGGAIQLVWGTSTGPTGGTGTLEQNSAGVPGTGETGDAFGWELSLGDINGDGYDDLAVGSPGEDLNGIADAGMVSVLYGSTSGFQGAAAQSLAQDTPGVPGGNEKNDGFGGELLLTDATGDGRADLTVSLPGENNSDGYVVAFASDGSKINTSGRGIGLTAAKVSTSGTPRFGTQMAD, from the coding sequence ATGCGCAAGAACCTCCGTACAGCCGTGGCAACCGCAACCGTTGGCGCACTCACCGGCGGTCTGCTCGTCGCTGTCGCAGGCCCCGCGGCTGCCGTCTCAGGCCTGGAGGGCGACTTCAACGGCGACGGGCACCAGGACATAGCGGTCTCCGCCCCGCGTGCCTCGGTGGGCGGCCACTCGGCCGCCGGTTCCGTGACGGTCCTGTACGGCTCCCCGACCGGCGCGGGCGCCGCCAAGGTCCAGACGCTCTCCCAGAACAGCGCGGGCGTACCGGGCGGCGCCGAGGCGAGCGACGGATTCGGTTCGCACACCACGGCCGGTGACTTCAACGGCGACGGCTACGCCGACCTGGCCGTGGGTGTGCCCGGCGAGGACGTCGGCTCTGACACCAACGGCGGCACCGCGGTCCTCCTGTGGGGCGGCTCCACCGGTCTGTCGGGCGGCACCACGGTCTCCGACCCCGCCGGCACCAGCCACGACTCCTTCGGCGCCCCGCTCGCCGCCGGCGACTACAACGGCGACGGCCGTGACGACCTCGCCATCGGCTCGGACCAGAACACGATCGACATCTACCGCGGCGGCTTCACCAAGTCCGGTTCCACCGGCGGCCATTACAAGGTCACCACGCCCGTCCTGAAGGTGCCCGGCAACGACATCTTCAACCTCACGCCGGGCGACGTGAACAACGACGGCCGCACCGACCTGCTCGTCGACGGCTACGAGGGCGAGACGAGCGGCGACTACTACTTCAACGCCAACTACTACCTGCCCGGCTCCACCGGCGGTGTGACCACCTCCGGTGCCCGAAAGCTGCCGGCCGGGCTCATCTCCGACATCGGCGACGTCGACAACGACGGCTACGGCGACATCGTCATCGGCAACCACTGGGACGCCTCCTCGTACAGCCCGGGGACCGCCAAGGGCGGTGCCATCCAGCTCGTCTGGGGCACCTCGACCGGTCCTACCGGCGGCACGGGGACCTTGGAGCAGAACAGCGCCGGTGTCCCCGGTACGGGCGAGACGGGTGACGCCTTCGGCTGGGAGCTCTCCCTCGGCGACATCAACGGCGACGGCTACGACGATCTCGCCGTCGGCTCGCCGGGCGAGGACCTGAACGGCATCGCCGACGCCGGCATGGTCTCCGTCCTCTACGGCTCGACGTCCGGCTTCCAGGGCGCCGCCGCGCAGTCCCTGGCCCAGGACACGCCCGGCGTGCCCGGCGGCAACGAGAAGAACGACGGCTTCGGCGGCGAACTGCTGCTCACCGACGCCACCGGCGACGGCAGGGCGGACCTGACGGTCAGCCTGCCTGGGGAGAACAACAGCGACGGCTACGTTGTGGCCTTCGCCTCCGACGGCTCGAAGATCAACACATCCGGCCGAGGCATCGGCCTGACCGCCGCCAAGGTCTCCACGTCCGGCACCCCGCGGTTCGGCACCCAGATGGCGGACTGA
- a CDS encoding DUF6262 family protein, whose protein sequence is MTDKRSPREVLAASRRKDSRDKRARVLAVVDQMAARGDAVTFAAVAKEAGVSNWLVYAEGVREHIEAARKKQAGQPRRETRSGLSSSAASLRTDLELSKQQVAALRGERDKLKAALQRQLGQQLDQVGSADLVARVDELTRHHEDLTAERDTLRREKAELEERLAETEEDLAAARSSLRRMIRAENAAPGG, encoded by the coding sequence ATGACGGACAAACGATCCCCCCGTGAGGTGCTGGCCGCCTCCCGCCGCAAAGACAGCCGGGACAAGCGGGCCAGGGTCCTGGCGGTCGTGGACCAGATGGCGGCCCGTGGCGATGCGGTCACCTTCGCGGCCGTCGCCAAGGAGGCCGGGGTGTCGAACTGGCTGGTCTATGCAGAAGGCGTCCGCGAGCACATCGAGGCGGCCCGCAAGAAGCAGGCGGGCCAGCCGCGACGGGAGACCAGGTCCGGGCTGTCGTCGAGTGCGGCAAGCCTGCGGACGGACCTGGAACTGTCAAAGCAGCAGGTTGCCGCTCTGCGGGGCGAGCGCGACAAGCTGAAGGCGGCGCTTCAACGGCAGCTCGGTCAGCAACTCGATCAGGTCGGGTCCGCCGACCTGGTGGCGAGGGTGGACGAGTTGACCCGCCATCACGAGGACCTGACTGCCGAGCGTGACACCCTGCGCAGGGAGAAGGCCGAGCTGGAGGAACGGCTGGCCGAGACCGAGGAGGACCTGGCAGCGGCCCGCTCCAGCCTGCGACGGATGATCCGGGCGGAGAACGCGGCGCCCGGCGGCTGA
- a CDS encoding tyrosine-type recombinase/integrase: MSPRYTAERAVSPRDESVSWVVVSSEYELHVEACAYLASLRMADRSINTERTYAPRVALYLSYCTDHGLDWKKPGLPGLARFLHWLIDEPLPSRARKKAVEERFRDKKTANQIMTTVCQFLRFCSQQGWVSAETVAQLSEQKYLSCLPPGYDPGEEGQFRTVRTKAIKFEVAVEGYEWLNPAQFTTIIGLTRHARDRFLVALLAGTGVRIGEALGLRREDMHFLSNSAGLGCQVAGPHIHVRRRRNSNGALAKARMPRWIPVTDELVTLYADYVFERDQVGEAADVDMVFVNLFKAPLGRAMTYHNAKDLFDRLAAKAGFPARPHMLRHTAATTWIRNKTPRDVVKNLMGHVAESSMEPYVHATDEDKREAVERVAAIQKGQGLS, from the coding sequence ATGTCTCCTCGGTACACGGCTGAACGCGCTGTCTCCCCCCGCGACGAGTCCGTGTCATGGGTGGTGGTCTCGTCGGAGTACGAACTGCATGTGGAGGCGTGCGCCTACTTGGCGAGCCTCCGGATGGCAGATCGGTCGATCAACACCGAGCGCACGTACGCGCCTCGGGTCGCCTTGTATCTGTCGTACTGCACGGATCACGGCCTGGACTGGAAGAAGCCGGGGCTGCCAGGGCTGGCCCGGTTCTTGCACTGGCTCATTGATGAGCCACTGCCGTCGCGGGCTCGGAAGAAGGCAGTCGAGGAGCGCTTCCGCGATAAGAAGACCGCGAACCAGATCATGACGACGGTCTGTCAGTTTCTGCGGTTCTGCTCCCAGCAGGGATGGGTATCGGCGGAGACGGTCGCTCAACTGTCTGAGCAGAAGTACCTGTCCTGTCTGCCGCCGGGCTACGACCCGGGCGAGGAAGGGCAGTTCCGCACGGTGCGAACGAAGGCGATCAAGTTCGAGGTGGCAGTCGAGGGCTACGAGTGGCTGAACCCCGCACAGTTCACGACCATCATCGGGCTGACCCGGCATGCCAGGGACCGCTTCTTGGTGGCTCTGCTGGCCGGCACCGGCGTCCGGATCGGGGAGGCCCTGGGATTGCGCCGGGAGGACATGCATTTCCTGTCGAACTCGGCCGGGCTCGGCTGCCAGGTCGCCGGTCCACACATCCATGTCCGGCGGCGGCGCAATTCCAACGGCGCTTTGGCCAAGGCCCGTATGCCGCGGTGGATACCGGTGACGGACGAGTTGGTGACGCTCTACGCGGACTACGTCTTCGAGCGGGACCAGGTCGGCGAGGCCGCCGATGTCGACATGGTGTTCGTCAACCTCTTCAAGGCGCCGCTGGGTCGCGCGATGACCTATCACAACGCGAAGGACCTGTTCGACCGGCTGGCGGCAAAGGCAGGGTTCCCGGCCCGGCCGCACATGCTGCGGCACACCGCCGCGACCACCTGGATCCGCAACAAGACCCCGCGTGACGTGGTGAAGAACCTGATGGGGCACGTCGCGGAGTCGTCGATGGAGCCCTACGTCCATGCGACGGACGAGGACAAGCGGGAGGCCGTCGAACGCGTCGCGGCGATCCAGAAGGGCCAGGGCCTCTCGTGA
- a CDS encoding LacI family DNA-binding transcriptional regulator: protein MGRRRPGTPTLEEVAARAGVGRGTVSRVINNAAGVKESTRRAVRRAIEELEYVPNLAARSLAGRRADAVALVVTEPDWRSFAEPFFSEIVRSLGDALTDTGMQLLLTLVRSDAERQRFLEYARGGRVDGVLLLSVRAGDRLPDMLAEARMPTVLLGRRSGEEYVSYVDADNIGGARSAVSQLLRQGRRVVATITGPLDMYVAQCRLRGYEEALTLAGLAAEQTLVAESDFTAESGRRAMADLLERHPDVDGVLAASDTTAAGALEALRAAGRRVPEDVAVIGFDDFPLAQRTTPRLTTVRQPIEEIGRAMVRLLLEEMEEGAVAWRHVILRTELVLREST, encoded by the coding sequence ATGGGCAGACGGCGCCCGGGGACACCGACACTGGAAGAGGTGGCCGCTCGTGCCGGGGTGGGGCGGGGCACTGTCTCCCGTGTCATCAACAATGCGGCGGGGGTGAAGGAGTCGACGCGCCGGGCCGTGCGGCGGGCCATCGAAGAACTGGAGTACGTGCCCAATCTCGCGGCCCGTTCACTGGCGGGGCGGCGGGCCGATGCCGTCGCCCTGGTCGTGACGGAGCCGGACTGGCGGTCGTTCGCGGAGCCCTTCTTCTCCGAGATCGTGCGCTCACTCGGGGACGCGCTGACGGACACCGGGATGCAGTTGCTGCTGACCTTGGTGCGCTCGGACGCGGAGCGGCAGCGCTTCCTCGAGTACGCGCGCGGCGGCCGGGTCGACGGTGTCCTGCTCCTGTCCGTGCGCGCCGGCGATCGGCTGCCGGACATGCTCGCCGAGGCCCGCATGCCGACCGTGCTGCTGGGGCGCCGTTCGGGAGAGGAGTACGTCAGCTACGTCGACGCGGACAACATCGGCGGCGCCCGCAGCGCCGTCTCCCAACTCCTGCGACAGGGCCGCAGAGTGGTTGCGACCATCACGGGCCCGCTAGACATGTACGTCGCCCAGTGCCGACTGCGCGGCTATGAAGAAGCCCTGACGCTGGCGGGCCTGGCGGCCGAGCAGACCCTTGTCGCGGAGAGCGACTTCACGGCCGAGAGCGGCCGCCGCGCCATGGCCGACCTCCTCGAACGGCATCCGGATGTCGACGGCGTCCTCGCCGCATCGGACACCACAGCCGCGGGAGCCCTGGAGGCACTGCGCGCGGCCGGACGCAGGGTGCCCGAGGATGTCGCCGTGATCGGTTTCGACGACTTTCCGCTGGCTCAGCGGACCACACCACGACTGACCACGGTGCGCCAGCCGATCGAGGAGATCGGGCGGGCCATGGTCCGACTGCTCCTGGAGGAGATGGAGGAGGGTGCCGTGGCCTGGCGTCACGTCATCCTCCGTACGGAGCTGGTGCTACGCGAGTCGACCTGA